The Polaribacter sp. Q13 sequence CCTCTTTTTTAACACAGTTTAATGAATTTTTTAACGGAGAAATTACTGGAAATAAAAAATATTTAAGAGATTTAAGTAAAGGAAATCAGAAAAAAGCCGGAATTGTAGCTGCACTAATGGGAAATCCGAAAGTTGTAATTCTAGACGAACCTTTTGCTAATTTAGATCCAACAACCCAAATTAGATTAAAAGCTATCATTAAAACCTTAACAGAAAATAGAGATATTACAGTGTTAATTTCTAGTCACGATTTAACGCATGTAACAGAAGTTTGCGAACGAATTGTGGTTTTAGACAAAGGAAATGTGGTAAAAGATATAGAAACTTCTACAGAAACTTTGCAAGAATTAGAAAGCTATTTTTCTGTATAAGCCTTCTTTTCTTAATTTATTACTATTTTTACGCACTTATTTATACTATTTTCGATGGAATTTAGTTTTAAATGAAAGTTTCTTAGTATTTAAATTAGTTGTTTAATCAAGATATATCCGTGTGAATTACACCAAAAAAATAGTTTTAGTAATTGCCGTATTTTCGGTTTTATACTCTTGTAGCACAAGAAAAAACACCTTTGTTAGTAGAAATTGGCATACTTTAAACACTAAATACAATGTATTGTTTAATGGTAACGAAGCATTGAAACAAGGTGTTAAAGCCATAGATGACAACTATAAAGACGATTGGTTTACGCAATTGCCTATAGAACCCATAAAATTTGAAGAAGACAAAATCATTATACCTACCATAAAATCTAGTATGGGAGCTGGTTTTGATGATGATGAGAAAAAAGAAGAGGAAAAAGCGAGTACTCCATTTGGTATTGCAGAAGAAAAAGCTGTAAAAGCAATCCAAAAACACGGAATGAACATAAAAGATTTAGAACGCAACAGACAAATTGATGATGCGTATCTTTTATTAGGAAAGGCTCGTTATTATGAGCAACGTTTTGTACCAGCAATAGAAGCATTTAATTATGTAATTGCCACGTATCCTAATGCAAATTTAATTGCAGAAACAAAAATATGGAGAGCTAAAGCTAATATTAGAAATGATAATGAGGAGTTTGCCATAGAATCTATGAAATTACTTTTGCAAGTTAGAGATACCTTAGAGTTAGATTTACCAGTAGAAACGGCAGAACAAGGTTACACAGCTTTAGCAATGGCCTACATAAAATCTGATAGTATTGAAAACGCAAAAAAGTATTTAATTAAATCTACAGAAACATTAAAAAACAGAAACCAGGGAGCAAGAAACTTATTTGTTTTAGGACAAATTTATAGTTCAGAAAACAAGAAAGATTCTGCACAATTGGCGTTTAATAAAATCATCAACTTTAAAAAAGCTCCTTATAAATATAAAATGCATGCTCATATTGAGTTGGCTAAAAATTCTACAACAGATTCTACTTCTGTAGCTATTTTAGAAAAAATGTACAAATTAATTAAGGATAGAGACAACAGACCCAATTTAAATGAACTGTACTACCAAGTTGGTAATTTACATGAGCAAAACGATAGTATCAATTTAGCTGTAGATTACTATAATAAATCCCTTAGAACAGCATCTAATAATGTAAAACAAAAAACTTTTACTTACGAAAAACTAGGAAACATCAACTTTAAAAATTCTAAATACGTAATTGCAAGTTCTTACTATGATAGTATTATTAACATTGCTACAGACACTTTAAACCTAAGGTTTAGAAGGATTAAAAGAAAACATAGAAACCTAGCTGCTTTAATTAATTTTGAGGAAACTGTAACCAAAAACGATAGTATTTTAAAAATTGTTGCACTTACCAAACCAGAACAAGAAGCCTTTTTTCAAAAATATATAGACAATTTAAAAAAGCAAGATGAAGAAGCTGCACAGTTAAAGTTAAATCAGCAAGCTTTTGGAGACACTTTTGGTGGTGATCTTTTAAAATCTAAGAATGAAGGAAAATGGTATTTTTACAATTCACAATCTTTAAATTTTGGTAAAACAGAATTTCAAAAAATTTGGGGAAATAGAGCATTAGAAGACAATTGGAGATGGTCTGCTAAAACAGCAACCAACATAACAAAACAAGATTCTTTGGTAGTAAATACAAAAAATTTACGTTACAACTTAGCAAGCTATTTAGAAACAATTCCTTCCGAAAAAGGAAAAATAGACACTTTAAATATTGAAAGAAATAACGCTTTATATGAACTAGGCGTTATTTACAAAGAACAATTTAAAGACCCTAAGCTAGCTATTGAACGTTTAGAAAGAGCAACTACTTTAAACCCCGAAAAAGAATTAATTCTTCCAATTAATTGGCATCTATACCTTTCTTACAAAGCTTTAGGAGATGATGCAAAAGCAAACGAACATAAAAATATAATTCTAACAGACTACCCAACAACTAAGTTTGCACAAGTTATTAGAAACCCTAACAAACCTTTTGAAGAGAACGTTTCTGTGAACGAAATAGAAAAAAAATACAAAGAATTCTATTATCTTTATAAAAAAGCCAAATATTTTGA is a genomic window containing:
- a CDS encoding ABC transporter ATP-binding protein, coding for MITIDTITKKYGKTEVLNVASVEIPTGQSFGLVGNNGAGKTTLFNILLDLIRPTTGNITNHKIVVNQSEDWKNFTGSFIDESFLIGYLTAEEYFYFIGDLRGMNKADVTSFLTQFNEFFNGEITGNKKYLRDLSKGNQKKAGIVAALMGNPKVVILDEPFANLDPTTQIRLKAIIKTLTENRDITVLISSHDLTHVTEVCERIVVLDKGNVVKDIETSTETLQELESYFSV
- a CDS encoding tetratricopeptide repeat protein, which translates into the protein MNYTKKIVLVIAVFSVLYSCSTRKNTFVSRNWHTLNTKYNVLFNGNEALKQGVKAIDDNYKDDWFTQLPIEPIKFEEDKIIIPTIKSSMGAGFDDDEKKEEEKASTPFGIAEEKAVKAIQKHGMNIKDLERNRQIDDAYLLLGKARYYEQRFVPAIEAFNYVIATYPNANLIAETKIWRAKANIRNDNEEFAIESMKLLLQVRDTLELDLPVETAEQGYTALAMAYIKSDSIENAKKYLIKSTETLKNRNQGARNLFVLGQIYSSENKKDSAQLAFNKIINFKKAPYKYKMHAHIELAKNSTTDSTSVAILEKMYKLIKDRDNRPNLNELYYQVGNLHEQNDSINLAVDYYNKSLRTASNNVKQKTFTYEKLGNINFKNSKYVIASSYYDSIINIATDTLNLRFRRIKRKHRNLAALINFEETVTKNDSILKIVALTKPEQEAFFQKYIDNLKKQDEEAAQLKLNQQAFGDTFGGDLLKSKNEGKWYFYNSQSLNFGKTEFQKIWGNRALEDNWRWSAKTATNITKQDSLVVNTKNLRYNLASYLETIPSEKGKIDTLNIERNNALYELGVIYKEQFKDPKLAIERLERATTLNPEKELILPINWHLYLSYKALGDDAKANEHKNIILTDYPTTKFAQVIRNPNKPFEENVSVNEIEKKYKEFYYLYKKAKYFEVTEKIDKYLLLIPNSKLVPKFSLLKAYAIGKYRIKDEYLMALEFVAVSYGNTEEGKKAKEIIKQLNK